The sequence ATTTTGCAGAACAAACGCAGATTCGCCTCCCTAATCTGGGCGGTATTGCGGATCGTTCCGCTTTGTCGGAATTTGCGGGTTTAGTCCGACGGGGGGCAAAGTCGGCCAGATCGCCGCGGCGATGCGAACAGCGATTGCCGAATCGCTGCCGAATATGGCTTGAACAAGCGAGCAGTTCGCTGTCGAGTCGGAGGCAATTTGTGGGCGGGGGGTGATCTGCCGGATTGTGCAATAAGGGTCAAGACGAAATGCCTCGAAACAATGTATGCTAGGGCACATCATTGACCCCCTGTTCATTCGCATTCCCGCCGGCGCCCCAGAGTTATGTCGCATCCAGCCCGAGACTCGATTTATCAAGCCATCGCCTCGATCCGGTTGATCGATCCGCATACCCACATCAACCCCCATGCCCCCGCCTCGCGAACACTCGCCGATCTGCTGGGCTACCACTACTACACCGAACTTGCGCATTCTTCGGGGATGCCCAAGCATGAAATCGAAGAGCCAGGGATTTCGCCCCACGAACTGGTCCGCCGCTTGGTTCACAACCTCGGTCCGATCGAAAACACGTCCCAGTACCGATGGTTGGTCGAGATTTGTAAAAAGTTTTTTGGATTCGAGTCTGATCGCATCGACACCTCGAACTGGGAATCGGTTTACGACACCGCCGAACGCTCGATGGCTTCGGCGCAGTGGTCGCAATCGGTGCTGGATCAAAGCAATGTCGAAGCGGTTTTCTTGACCAATGATTTCGACGACGCGCTCAGCGGGTTTGACACGAACACCTACATCCCATGTCTGCGAACCGATGACTTGGTGTTCAAATTGCATCAACGTGAAGTCCGCGAGCGACTTGAACGCTGCAGCGGCGTGACGCTGAATGGTTCACTTGGCAGTCTGCGAAGTGCGATTCGCCAGCGGTTCGAACACTTCACGCAAAACGGAGCGCGCGCATGTGCGATTTCGCTGCCGCCTTGGTTCGAACCGACGATGGTCAACGAAGGCCGCGCGACCAACGCGTTGGGCGCGGTGCTGCGTCATGGTGAATCGGTCGATGCCGCCCATCTTGCCGCGTTGTCGCGAGCGGTGTTTTGGATGCTCGCCGAACTGTGTGACGAATTCAAATTGCCCTTTGATTTGATGATCGGAGTCAATCGCGGCGTCTATGCCGAAGGTGTTTTCCAGGGCCAAGACCTTTACGATTCGCGTGTCTCGTTGATCCAGTACCGTGAACTGTTCAACACGTTCCCGGAGGTCAAGTTTCCTGTTTCGGTGCTTGCCAGTGTGACCAACCAGGAATTGGTCAGCTATGCATGGATCTTTCCTAACGTGATCACCAACGGACATTGGTGGTACAGCAACACGCCATCGTTCATCCACCGCGATGCTGCGGGCCGCCTCGAAGCGGTGCCGCAAACCAAACAAATCGGCTACTACAGCGATGCGTACAAGTTGGAATTCGTATGGCCCAAGTTTGATATGTATCGCAACATTTTGGCCAATATCCTTGCCGAACACTTTGTTGGCTTTAATGGCTGGAGCGAAGAGCAAGCGATCGAGTTGGGGTACAAAGTGCTGCGGGGCAACGTCGAGGAAATTTTCCCAAGTCGAACCGGGGATGCCGCCGCCGAAGCATCGTCCGAAGTCACCCCCGAATCGACGCCGCAGCCTGGCGACGATCTGGGGGCGATCGGAGTCGCCGATGCTGCGGTTGCCGCGTCGTCAGCCGCCTTGGCCGGCGAAGCGATCGGATTGGTCCAGGTCGATTCGGAACCGATCTCCTTGGACGACGAATCCGATTCGCCGCAAGCCGAACTCGATGCTTCTGACACCAGCGGCATGGACGAATTAGACACGATCGAATTGGACGATTTGAGTGAGGAGGCTGACGAGCTAGATCCTCTGCCCAGCGAAGATGAACTCGGGGCGGTTGACATCGAGGATGTCGAATTGGTCGATCGATCTTCGGAGCGACAAGCGGTTGATTCCGAGGCGATTGATACCGAAGCCGATCCCGAGCCGCTGGACGTCGGTGATTTATTCGCCGACGATGATGCCGACGCGAGCCAGGCAGCGGCGGCGGGCGATTCCGCGGACCCCTACGCCACGGTCGCCGACGATTCGTTGTTGGGGGGTGATGATTTCAGCATCGATTCGCCGGACGAGTCGGCTGTGATCAACCCGTTGCGAGGTGAAGAGTCGTTTTCGCTCGACGAGGACTCGTTACGCGTGCAGCCAGATCCGTTGACAGGGGAATTGACCTTTCCGGCGCCCACGGGCGCCGAAGGCGAAGACACATCGTCCGAGCAAACCGTCGCCGATGACGACACCCTCGATCAGCTTGGGATTGGGTTCGTCGAAGAGGATGACGAGGAACAAGTGCGGTTTGAGGCAACTTCAGAGATCGAAGATCCCGAAGAACCAAAACGATAAGCCCCGCCGTTCGACTAAGAACGGCACCTCTTCGGCAATGAGTTCCGCTTCGCGTCCGTCCAAGGTTTCGGTAAACCGTAATCGGACTCAGTTCGTGGGTTGCACGACGCAGGTAGTAACCAATGAACAACCCATATAAATCGCCCGCGACCGAGGCCGGATTGTCTGCGGATAGAACACGTCCGCGGACGATCTATCACTTGACGTCGATGGTCGCTGGATTGGCATGGTTAACTGCCATCTGCTACGCAATCAAGGTCTTTCAGGATACCGGCGCTTCGCTTGCCCCACCCTTCTACGCTAGTGCAGTGCAAGGATCCGTCTTGATGTCACTGATTGTTTGGTCCGCCTTCGTCCGAACCTGGCGCGGTGACTCTCGGCGACTGTGCCTTGCTTTTACGCTTGCACTGATTGGGATTCAGGCCGCAGCTATCTTTGCAATGAGGCAGTGAATCGCACTCGCGGTTGACAAGACGTCAAGCCGCGAGGTCGTCCGCTACATCGGTCGTTTCGCCAATCTTATTTCTGTTTGGCGATGATCCGGTTGATCGCGTTCAGCATCGCCAGGATCGTGCTTTCCACACTATCGGTGCTGGCCCCGACACCACGATAGCTCTTGCCTTTGTGCTCGACTTCGAGGTTGACTTCGCCGATCGCGTCGCGGCCCAGTGTGGCACTGCGAACTCGGAAATCTTTGCACACCAATTCGATGCCGGTGATCTTTTCCACCGCCCAAAACGCCGCGTCGATTGGACCGTCGCCCTGTTCGACTTCCTCGGTAATCTCGCGGTCGCCATGTTGCAAGGTGACACGGACAAGGGGCGTTCGGCCTGTCCCGCTGGTGACTTCGTAATCGACCAGTGTCCATTCTTGTTCCACGCTGCCGCTGATCTGTTGTTGGATCAACGCGACAATATCGCCGTCGTAAATGTCCTTCTTTTTGTCGGCAAGTCGTTTGAACTGATCAAACACCGTTTGCAGTTGTTCGCTGGTCAACGTGTAACCGAGCGTTTTGGCGCGGTCGGCCAATGCCGCACGCCCGCTGTGTTTGCCCAGCACCAAATCGGTTTTGGCCACTCCGACGTCATCAGGCGACATGATCTCGTAGGTGCTGCGTTCTTTGAGCATCCCGTCTTGATGGATTCCCGATTCGTGAGCGAACGCATTGCGACCGACGATGGCCTTGTTGCGTTGCACTTGGATTCCGGTCATCTTGCTGACCAATCGGCTGACGGGCACTAATCGCTTGGTATCGATGCGGGTATCACATTGATAGAAGTCACGCCGCGTTTTCAGCGCCATCACGACTTCTTCGAGTGCCGCGTTGCCGGCGCGTTCGCCAATCCCGTTGATCGTACATTCGATCTGCCCTGCCCCGGCTTCGACTGCTGCCAAACTGTTGGCGACGGCCATCCCAAGGTCATCATGGCAATGCGTGCTCAACACCGCTTTGTCCATGTTGGGCACACGTTCACGCAACATGCGAAAGACGTTAAAGATTTCTTTGGGGTTGGTGTAGCCAACCGTGTCGGGCACGTTGATGGTGGTCGCACCCGCATCGATCGCCGCTTCGACGACTCGGCACAGAAAGTCATGCTCGGTGCGACAGGCGTCTTCGGGCGAAAATTCGACGTCATCACAGTAGTTTGCGGCGCGACGCACGCCGGCAACGGCACGCTCGACGATTTCGTCGGTGGTCATTCGCAGTTTGAATTCGCGGTGAATCGCACTGGTGGCAAGGAACACGTGGATCCGTGCTTGCGGAGCGTACTTGACCGCTTCCCAGGCCGCATCGATGTCCTTGTCGTTACAACGAGCCAAGCCACAGATGGTGGAACCGCGAACGGTTTGCGCGATCTGTTTGACCGCTTCGAAATCGCCTGGCGATGCGATCGGAAAGCCAGCTTCGATGATGTCCACGCCCAGATCGGCCAGCGCCTGAGCGACTTCGAGTTTTTCGACCAGATTCATACTGGCCCCTGGTGATTGTTCGCCATCACGCAGCGTCGTATCGAAAATACGGATCATGCGTGAATCGGACGAATTCGAGGGGGTCTCGGCCGCTTCATTGCCCTCAGGGGACTGTGACATCGCAGTGGTTCCTATTGGAATAAGTGGTCAGCTAGTGAAAACAATAAAAAAACCCGGGTCGCTTGGCGACTCGGGTCTCATGTGTTTTTGAATTTGCCACTCAAAAAGTGGCTAAACAAATCCTCATCACCCGCCGCCGGAGCGTCGCAGCAGTAGCAGCGATAGGAGAATCAGATTGTTGTTCATGGCAGTATCATACTTACAGATGCCGACCCGCGTCAACGGTTCGCGTTTTTTGCCCGGATAATTCGAAAAATGGGGACTTGGAACTCACCTTTAGAAGTCAATTAGCGGAAGCCGTTAACGGCTTGTTGATTAAGTGAAGTTTCCTGCGGCAAGGGGGTGTATGATGGACTTCCGAGTCCGTCAATGGTGTTTTCGACGGACTAGGAAGTCCGTCGTACGACAGATCAACAGCCCGTCAACGGCTTTCGTTGCATTTGCCAAACGAGCCGAAATTCTTGGCGACTTGTTGATTTAATCGAAATGCAAATCGCAACAGTGAGCCGTGGGCCGTAAGGCACCGGGTAGCGCGCGGGACCCGGCCGCTGACGCGTCGCGGCTCAGTAGATCAACAAGCCGTTGGCGAGTTCCGCTACCCTAAAATGAAGCGGTGATGAGGCACTAGGCCGCGGTCGCCTTCGGAATCTTCTTGCCTTGCAATTGGTAGACGTAGCGAAGCACTTCGGCGACCGCTTGGTATTGATCGGCCGGAATCGATTCGCCGACATCGACCGTCTTGTACAGCACTTGGGCGAGCGGTTTTCGCTCGACCACCGGGATGCTGTTTTCCAACGCCAACCGGCGGATCCGCTGCGCGATCACCCCGGCTCCCTTGGCCAACACGATCGGCGCCGGCATCGTGGTCGGATCGTACTGGATCGCGATCGCCAATTCGGTTGGGTTGGTGACGACGACGTCGGCCTTGGGGACTTCGCTGCCCACCCGCTGCATCATCATCTGACGCTGGACTTGCCGTCGCCGCGCGGCGACTTGCGGGTCGCCCTCGGTTTCTTTCATCTCGTCACGCATCTCTTGGTCGGTCATCATCAACTCTTGTTCGTTCTTCCATTTCTGAAAGGCGTACTCGAGAATCGCGAGCACGAATAACGCGCCGCCAACCCACACGCAGGTTCCAATCAAGGCATCAAATAGCACGGTGGCAATCTGTGGAACCGTCAGCGCGGCGAGTCCGAGGATCGAGTCTTGATATTTGCGGACGGCGTAGTAAGCGACCACGCTGATGATCAGGACTTTGAATGTGCCAAATCCGATTTTGGCGACGCCCTGCATCGATAGAATGCGTTTGGCCCCGGACAGCGGGCTGATGTTGCTCAGTTTCGGGGTGATCTTTTCCGGTGCAAGCAATAGCCCCGTCTGCATCACGTTGGCAAGGACGCCGGCGACTAGCATGGCTAACATCATCGGCGTCGCGGCGATCGCCAAACGGCCTCCGGTCGTCAATAGCCAATGGGAGGCATCTTCGGTTCCAAACGGCGTGATCCGAGGCGTCGACAGTGATTCGGCAAGCGCTGTGGCAAGGGTTTCTGCCGCAGGTCCGCCCAGCATCCACAGGGCACCAAGTGCAGCCAGCAGCAAGGCGGCGGAGGTCAGGTCTTGGCTGCGAACCACTTGGCCTTGTTCGCGTGCCTGCCTTCGCCGCTTCTCAGTTGCTGAATGCTTCTTGTCACCACTGCTGTCAGCCATGTTCGGTCGCGATTACCTCTTTTTACATTACCAAAGTTTGCTGAATTTGGCCGCTGCGGCCACGAGTTCCTGCTCAAAGATCAATCCTACTGAACCGATCGTCAGCGTGGTCACCACCAGCAGCGCCAACGCATTGATGCTAAGCCCGATCGCCAACACGTTGATCTGTGGTAGCGTTCGGCTGATCAAACCGGTCAACACGTTGCTCAGTAGTAGTGCCGCGACCACCGGGGCCGAGACTCGGATGCCTGCGGTCATTCCAGCGGTCATTTGGTCGACCACCAACGTCATCATCGAATCGTCGAACGTGACTTTGCCTGCAGGCATCGCTTCGAAACTGTCTACCAAAATCCCTAGCAACATCCGGTGTCCCCCCACCCCCAACATCACTGCGGTCACCAACAATCCGATCAAACGAGCCAACGTTGGCATGCTGCTTGACGTCGTCGGGTCCACTGCGTCACCCAATTGCATCCCGCCGGTGCCAGTGATCGTTTCACCCGCGAGTTGCAAACCGGTAACGATCAATTGAATGGTCGATCCGATCAACAAACCGATCAACCCTTCGCGAGCCACGGCGATCGTTAATTCAATCAAATTGTCGATGCGAGGCAACGAGTCGTTGTCGACATGGGCGGCGACCGGCGGAAGTAACAGCATCGTGATCGCGATCGCCAATAACGCTCGCACCCGTTTGGGGACTCCGACACCGATCGCGGGCATCGAGATCAACAGCGTGCTGAGCCGCGTCAAAACCAATACGCCGAGCACCAGATGGTCGATCGCCCATTGGACCAGCGACGGAAAATCGGTCGGCTCCATTACGGTGATCCTGCGTTCTCAAACACATTTCGTGTGAATTCGACCATCCGGCTCATCAACCATGGCATGCAAGCGATCATCACCGCCGCCATGGCAAGCACCTTGGGGACAAACGCCACCGTTTGGTCTTGGATCTGGGTCAGTGCTTGCAGCAAACCGATCAGCAATCCGGCTCCCATACCGACGATCAAAATCGGAGCCGCAATCACGACCGCAGTCATCAAGGTGGTTCGGCAAAGGTCGATCGCGGAAGGTGCATCAATCACAAGCGTAAGCCTTAAAAGAGAGTTCCAAAACTGTCCATTAACATCTGCACGACCAAACGCCATCCGTCCACCAAAACGAACAGCAGCAATTTGAATGGCAGCGAGATCACCGCGGGTGGAAGCATCAGCATCCCCATCGAAATCGTCACGCTAGCGACGACAAGATCGACGATCAAAAACGGCAGGTAAATCTGGAAGCCCATCAAAAATGCGGTCTTCAATTCGCTCAAGATGAACGCAGGCAAAAGCACCCGCATCGGTACATCGGCGAACGTGCTCGGCAGCGGCGCGTCAGGATCCATGTACCCGTAAAACAAATGCACGTCTTCATGATTGCCAGCGACGTCAATTTGATTGGACATGAACTCGCGAATCGGAATCGACCCGGCCTCGTAAGCCTCTTCCATCGACATCTTGACGTCTGGGTCGGTGTACGGCTTTACCGCGTCTTCGTAAACACGCGTCCACACCGGAGTCATCACAAATAACGTCATGAACATCGCGATGCTGGTCATCACCTGGCTTGGCGGTAACGATTGCAACCCAATCGCTTGTCGCAGCAATCCCAGCACGATGATGATGCGGACATAACACGTCGTCATCAAAAGAATCGCCGGCGCTAGGCTCAGTACGGTCAATAGCAGCAAGACTTGCAAACTGCTGGCCAACCCCTCGGGGCTGGTCCATTGTTCGGGGCCGCCACCTAAGACGTTCAGCGATTCTGCGGCGATCTTGACCGGTTCCTGCTGGACAATCGTCGGCGGTTCGGCGTTTGCCATCGGCGCATGCACCAACGCAGTGATCAGCAGGATCAGTTGTATTGCAAGCAGTCGGGTCAAACCAACGTCGCTCCATCAACGCGAGACGCCTTCGGCAAAGAGACCCCCGGACTTTAGGAAAAATTGCCAAGAAAGCGAAAGGGCGATTCAGCCTCCGTCGTATCAAAGCCCCTTCGCATTTGCGTTTTTTTCGTCGATCCGGCTGATCTGCGTCGTTGATACGGCCTGAAGCCCAACGCTCTTCCTCTCGTGGCGATCCCCGTCTTGCCGGGTCGATGGGCCACGGGGAATTTCTGCAAGGCGATTACTTCACAATTCGCCAACAGCGGTGAATCCGCCGATTTCGGTACTCTTCGGGGACCGTTTGGTTGCTGATCTCGTGGATCGATGTCGCTGGGACCTCGGCCGGATCAAACTTGAATCCGCGGAAATTGTTCGAGAAATAAATCACGCCGCCTGGGCTGACGATCGATAGCAATTGATTCAGAAACGGCACGGCACAGGTCTGCACGTCCCAGTCGTTTTGGGTGCTCTTGCTGTTCGAAAACGTCGGCGGATCGAAAACGACCAAATCGTACAGTTCGTCCGGTTTGTGTTCGTGGATGAATTGCACGGCGTCGATTGCGAAATACTGGTGCTCGGGCCCATCGAAGCCGTTGCGTCGCATGTTCACTTTCGACCACTCAATGTAGCGTTTCGACAGATCGACGCTGGTCGTCTTTGCCGCTCCACCGGCGGCGGCATACACGCTAAACGAGCCGGTGTAGCAAAACAGATTTAGGAAGTTCTTGCCCGCGGCCACATCGCGAACCATTTGCCGAGTGACGCGGTGATCCAGGAATAACCCGGTGTCGACATAGTCGGCCAAGTTGACCAGGAATTTCAGTCCACCCTCTTGGACTTCGATTCGCGAATCGGTGTCGGCGACCTTTTCATGCTGTTTGGTTCCCCGCTGCCGTTCACGTTTTTTCAGGTAGACGTTTTCGAGCGGGATATCGAGCGTCTCGCCAGCGGTTTTTGCCATCAAATCGAGCCAATCGGAATGCTCGGCCGGCTCGCGGTCATGCGGCCGTTCGTATTCGGTGATGTGCAGATTGTCCTCGTAACGATCGACCACCAGCGGGATTTCTGGGATATCGCGTTCGTACAGTCGATAGCAAGTGATCCCACGACGCGTGGGGTAACGTCGCAGATGGCGAGCTCGTTTGCTCAGCCGAGTCGCAAACAATTTGGCTTGTTCGATCGTTTTTTCGGAATAGGAGGAGCTGTTCATCAAGATCGGTTTGAGGTTACTACGTTCGATTTCGTTTTGAATTTGCTGGCATCCGACCAGCGACTTGCGATCACGGTGTCGATGACCAATTGGGTGAAATGGTACATCAGCATCGGGATCACGCTGACACCGCAATCGATTGCGATCTGAAGCCCAATGGTCAACGTTTTCTGGCTGCCAGCGATCCCGACTGCGATCTGGCAAGATCGGTCCGCCCGGACTGCCCGTGCCGCGAACACGCCAAGGGCAAATGCGGCAACGTGAAGCATCGCAACCGAGACCAAAAGTTGGCCGATTTGGATCCCAAACAACGAGGCATTCTGCTGCATCGCGTCGCGTACCACCATGGCACTGGCGATCGAACCAAACCCGACCATCGACAGAATACCGAGCTGCGCGAGAAACGATAAGCGGAGCTTTTGCTGATCCGCCCAATTCGCAAGCCCTGCTATCCGCAACGTTTGCGCAAGCACGATCGGAATCACGACGACCCATGTCAAATTCCAAACCTGATCGACCACCGACAGCTGCGTGGTTTTTGCTAGCACCAATGCAACACCGGTCGGGACGACGGCGATGCAGGCCAAATTGGTAACGACCGTGGTCATCAACGCGATCGATTCGTTGCCACCCGCTTTGCGTGTCCACACGGCAGCCGATGCCAACGTGCATGGAACCAACGCGGCGACGAACAAACCGCCAAAGATCGGAGCTGGCAAATACGCCCTCATCGGCCAACACATCAGCGGCACGACGAGGATGTTGATCACGATTGCTAGCAGTGTCGGCAGCGGTTTGCGAAGACTTTGGCGAACCGATTCGGCGGGCAACGTGATTCCCATCGACCCCATCACCACAAACACAATCGCACTCCGCAGGGTGGTCATTTCTAAGAGCGGAGTCAGTGATTCGCTAGCAAAGAAGCCGATGAGAAAGACCAAGACGAGCGAGATCAGAAACCAATGAGATTTTAGTCTTGCCCTCATGTTGTAATTTTTCCAAACGACCTATCGGCAAGCAGGGGAATGAACATAAGATTCAAACGTGTCTATCGCTGTACGCTAGTGTGCAGGGTACCAGAAGCACGGGATGCTTCCGACGGCACACCGAGAACGGATCTGCTAGCGGGTCCGCAAAACACGTATTTTTCGTCCACGGTTTGGTCGCCCTCGCAGGGAAAGGATTCCCAATGCATGAACGGACACAACGAGCCTTTGCTCGCTTGGTGTTCGTTGTCTGCTGCGCGCTGCCGACTTCGATTGTGTTGATGACGATTTTGGTGACATGGACCCCTTGGTACCATCGTCACTGTTTGCGAACGATCACCGCGTCGATTGCCAAAGACACGGGGTTCGACGTCGAGATCGAAGATTTCGATCGCCCCAGTCCCTCGCGATTGGAACTGCGAAACGTTCGATTGTTGGATCCCGAGACGAAACGCGAAGTGGCCAAGGTCTACAAGCTCAGTTGGACCGAGGTGAATGGCGGCGTTTCGATTGTGCTGCATCAACCCGAGCTGCAATCGTCGGAACTGGGCAATACTTGGCGATTGGTGCACGACCGGTTTTTATGCCAATCGATTTGCGTTTCCACGCCGGTCCGGTTTGCCGCCAATGACTTGACCCTGCACAGCGACACCGGGCCGCTAACACTGCGTGACGTCGATGCTTGGATCGAACCGGGCAACCCATCGATGATCGGCAGTTCTACCCGCGCGACGATCGAATGTTTGCCTACCGGCCAACCCACCGATCGCGGGTTTCGCATCGAAGTGGTTCGCGATCGCAGCGGGGTGACTCCGGTGACGACGTGGACACTGGAAACCGGCGACACCGCCCTGCCCTGCTCTGCCCTGGCTCCGTACAGCGACGCGATGGCGATGCTCGGCAACGAGGCGACGTTCTCGGGCATGATGCGATGGAGTATCGAGCCGGATGGTTGGTGGGTCGATTTAAGCACCTCTCGATTTGATCACGTCGATTTGGCGCGAGTGTTCCAGCGGTTGCCCCATCAATTGACGGGCGACGCCAGTTTGCGATTTCGACGCGGGATGATTCGTCCGGGTAAAACGGTCGACATGATTGCCGAGTTGCGTGCAAAGGAAGGCTTTGTGGGGACGTCGCTACTGGCGTCGATGCAGCGTGACCTTGGCATGACGATTCAGACCGACATCACCAGCCCGCGACCGATTCCCTACGACCACTTGGCGATGCAGTTTCAGATCTTCGGCGCCAAGATGACGCTCGACGGGATCTGTCGCACCGAGCAAGGTTATGAAGGCTTGCCTGCGGGCGTCGTGTTGATTGCCGACGGCTACTCGATGGTACAAGCTCGTGAATTGGAGATGCCCGCGATCGAGTTGGCCAAAGCGGTCGCACCGTCCCACAGCGTGTTGGTGCCGATGTCCGAGCAGACCACGCCGTTGATGCAGTGGTTGTTGCCTCCGAGCCGAGCGATTCCAAATGGCACCAGTCATTCGCCCGCACCACGAATCCAAACCGCGCAAGAATTCAGCGGCGGCCCCACGATCAACGAGCCCTAACCCATGTCGCTCAGCTCTCCGAGCTGTCAGCGTTCATTAGGTCCACTGAATGTTAAATAGGTGCAACGTGTCATTCTTAGTCGCTTGCAACCATCGTCACAGCTTCGATTTTAGTACCTTGACAGGCTGTTGATTTAGTGAGCCGCGACGCGTGAGCGGCCGGGTACCGCGCATTACCCGGTGCCCTACGGCTCACTGTTGTGATTTACATTTCGAATAAATCAAAATCCCGTCAACGGGATTCACCAGCTTTAGTCCATTTCCTCTGCATTACAAACTCTTTGTCATCATGGCAAAGCAAATCAAGCTTTACGTCAATAGCGGTGCCGTCTCTCTTTTCCAGTGTAAGCGTTCCGGATATGTACTTCACAAACTTCGCATCCACTTTGTACTTTCCATCGCGGGTCGTCCATATCCTCCATTTGTAAGCATCGTTGCCTAATGTCGATTTCGCTTCTGAATTGGTATGTGCGGACGATTGGGGTTTTGCATCTGCTTGTTTTGAGTTTTTATTCTCGTTGGTTAGTTGTGACGGATCCGCTGTGACTGACTTGGTTCCCTGGAAAGGTCCGACCATCCGATGACGACGGCGCAGCGTGTCCATGATTGCCTGGTAGATGTAGGTGT comes from Novipirellula caenicola and encodes:
- a CDS encoding glucuronate isomerase — encoded protein: MSHPARDSIYQAIASIRLIDPHTHINPHAPASRTLADLLGYHYYTELAHSSGMPKHEIEEPGISPHELVRRLVHNLGPIENTSQYRWLVEICKKFFGFESDRIDTSNWESVYDTAERSMASAQWSQSVLDQSNVEAVFLTNDFDDALSGFDTNTYIPCLRTDDLVFKLHQREVRERLERCSGVTLNGSLGSLRSAIRQRFEHFTQNGARACAISLPPWFEPTMVNEGRATNALGAVLRHGESVDAAHLAALSRAVFWMLAELCDEFKLPFDLMIGVNRGVYAEGVFQGQDLYDSRVSLIQYRELFNTFPEVKFPVSVLASVTNQELVSYAWIFPNVITNGHWWYSNTPSFIHRDAAGRLEAVPQTKQIGYYSDAYKLEFVWPKFDMYRNILANILAEHFVGFNGWSEEQAIELGYKVLRGNVEEIFPSRTGDAAAEASSEVTPESTPQPGDDLGAIGVADAAVAASSAALAGEAIGLVQVDSEPISLDDESDSPQAELDASDTSGMDELDTIELDDLSEEADELDPLPSEDELGAVDIEDVELVDRSSERQAVDSEAIDTEADPEPLDVGDLFADDDADASQAAAAGDSADPYATVADDSLLGGDDFSIDSPDESAVINPLRGEESFSLDEDSLRVQPDPLTGELTFPAPTGAEGEDTSSEQTVADDDTLDQLGIGFVEEDDEEQVRFEATSEIEDPEEPKR
- a CDS encoding 2-isopropylmalate synthase, whose amino-acid sequence is MSQSPEGNEAAETPSNSSDSRMIRIFDTTLRDGEQSPGASMNLVEKLEVAQALADLGVDIIEAGFPIASPGDFEAVKQIAQTVRGSTICGLARCNDKDIDAAWEAVKYAPQARIHVFLATSAIHREFKLRMTTDEIVERAVAGVRRAANYCDDVEFSPEDACRTEHDFLCRVVEAAIDAGATTINVPDTVGYTNPKEIFNVFRMLRERVPNMDKAVLSTHCHDDLGMAVANSLAAVEAGAGQIECTINGIGERAGNAALEEVVMALKTRRDFYQCDTRIDTKRLVPVSRLVSKMTGIQVQRNKAIVGRNAFAHESGIHQDGMLKERSTYEIMSPDDVGVAKTDLVLGKHSGRAALADRAKTLGYTLTSEQLQTVFDQFKRLADKKKDIYDGDIVALIQQQISGSVEQEWTLVDYEVTSGTGRTPLVRVTLQHGDREITEEVEQGDGPIDAAFWAVEKITGIELVCKDFRVRSATLGRDAIGEVNLEVEHKGKSYRGVGASTDSVESTILAMLNAINRIIAKQK
- the flhB gene encoding flagellar biosynthesis protein FlhB yields the protein MADSSGDKKHSATEKRRRQAREQGQVVRSQDLTSAALLLAALGALWMLGGPAAETLATALAESLSTPRITPFGTEDASHWLLTTGGRLAIAATPMMLAMLVAGVLANVMQTGLLLAPEKITPKLSNISPLSGAKRILSMQGVAKIGFGTFKVLIISVVAYYAVRKYQDSILGLAALTVPQIATVLFDALIGTCVWVGGALFVLAILEYAFQKWKNEQELMMTDQEMRDEMKETEGDPQVAARRRQVQRQMMMQRVGSEVPKADVVVTNPTELAIAIQYDPTTMPAPIVLAKGAGVIAQRIRRLALENSIPVVERKPLAQVLYKTVDVGESIPADQYQAVAEVLRYVYQLQGKKIPKATAA
- a CDS encoding flagellar biosynthetic protein FliR codes for the protein MEPTDFPSLVQWAIDHLVLGVLVLTRLSTLLISMPAIGVGVPKRVRALLAIAITMLLLPPVAAHVDNDSLPRIDNLIELTIAVAREGLIGLLIGSTIQLIVTGLQLAGETITGTGGMQLGDAVDPTTSSSMPTLARLIGLLVTAVMLGVGGHRMLLGILVDSFEAMPAGKVTFDDSMMTLVVDQMTAGMTAGIRVSAPVVAALLLSNVLTGLISRTLPQINVLAIGLSINALALLVVTTLTIGSVGLIFEQELVAAAAKFSKLW
- a CDS encoding flagellar biosynthetic protein FliQ, yielding MDAPSAIDLCRTTLMTAVVIAAPILIVGMGAGLLIGLLQALTQIQDQTVAFVPKVLAMAAVMIACMPWLMSRMVEFTRNVFENAGSP
- the fliP gene encoding flagellar type III secretion system pore protein FliP (The bacterial flagellar biogenesis protein FliP forms a type III secretion system (T3SS)-type pore required for flagellar assembly.) — encoded protein: MITALVHAPMANAEPPTIVQQEPVKIAAESLNVLGGGPEQWTSPEGLASSLQVLLLLTVLSLAPAILLMTTCYVRIIIVLGLLRQAIGLQSLPPSQVMTSIAMFMTLFVMTPVWTRVYEDAVKPYTDPDVKMSMEEAYEAGSIPIREFMSNQIDVAGNHEDVHLFYGYMDPDAPLPSTFADVPMRVLLPAFILSELKTAFLMGFQIYLPFLIVDLVVASVTISMGMLMLPPAVISLPFKLLLFVLVDGWRLVVQMLMDSFGTLF
- a CDS encoding class I SAM-dependent methyltransferase, with translation MNSSSYSEKTIEQAKLFATRLSKRARHLRRYPTRRGITCYRLYERDIPEIPLVVDRYEDNLHITEYERPHDREPAEHSDWLDLMAKTAGETLDIPLENVYLKKRERQRGTKQHEKVADTDSRIEVQEGGLKFLVNLADYVDTGLFLDHRVTRQMVRDVAAGKNFLNLFCYTGSFSVYAAAGGAAKTTSVDLSKRYIEWSKVNMRRNGFDGPEHQYFAIDAVQFIHEHKPDELYDLVVFDPPTFSNSKSTQNDWDVQTCAVPFLNQLLSIVSPGGVIYFSNNFRGFKFDPAEVPATSIHEISNQTVPEEYRNRRIHRCWRIVK
- a CDS encoding bile acid:sodium symporter family protein, coding for MRARLKSHWFLISLVLVFLIGFFASESLTPLLEMTTLRSAIVFVVMGSMGITLPAESVRQSLRKPLPTLLAIVINILVVPLMCWPMRAYLPAPIFGGLFVAALVPCTLASAAVWTRKAGGNESIALMTTVVTNLACIAVVPTGVALVLAKTTQLSVVDQVWNLTWVVVIPIVLAQTLRIAGLANWADQQKLRLSFLAQLGILSMVGFGSIASAMVVRDAMQQNASLFGIQIGQLLVSVAMLHVAAFALGVFAARAVRADRSCQIAVGIAGSQKTLTIGLQIAIDCGVSVIPMLMYHFTQLVIDTVIASRWSDASKFKTKSNVVTSNRS